From a single Carassius auratus strain Wakin chromosome 38, ASM336829v1, whole genome shotgun sequence genomic region:
- the c9orf72 gene encoding guanine nucleotide exchange factor C9orf72 homolog produces the protein MSAAGPPQSPGVAKTEVLVEDWCPVLAATFAYWDNILGPRVQHIWAPKGQRLPLLSDGEVTFLANHTLNGEILRSAESGAVDVKFFVLAEKGVIIVSLIFDGELKGDKNTCALSIILPQSELSFYLPLHSVCVERLKHIIRKGRICMQKGYNIIFVLSSEIVPIMELLTSMKKHSVPEEVDLKDTVLNDDDIGDSCHEDFLHKAISSHLQTCGCSMVVGSNPEKVNKIVLTLCLFLTPAERKCSRLCHPDSSFKYDTGLFVQGLLKDSTGSFVLPYRQVLYSPYPTTHIDVDINTVKQMPPCHEHTYHQRRYMRAELSALWKAASEDDISSDNLINAQDSYTPDLNIFQDVMHKDTLVKSFIDEVFLLKPGLSLRSVYLSHFLLLLHRKALTLLRYIEDETQKGKKPFRSLRNLKTDLDLTVEGDLNIIMAMAEKLRAGLHSFVFGKSFLTSVQERDLLINF, from the exons ATGTCTGCAGCCGGTCCCCCGCAGTCTCCTGGTGTGGCTAAGACTGAAGTGCTGGTCGAGGACTGGTGTCCCGTGCTGGCTGCAACCTTCGCTTACTGGGACAACATCCTGGGACCACGTGTACAGCACATCTGGGCCCCCAAAGGTCAGAGGTTGCCGCTGCTCAGTGATGGAGAGGTCACGTTTCTGGCCAATCACACGCTGAACGGCGAGATTTTGCGAAGTGCGGAGAGTGGAGCAGTGGATGTGAAGTTCTTCGTCTTGGCAGAAAAGGGAGTTATCATAGTCTCGCTGATTTTTGACGGAGAACTCAAGGGGGATAAGAACACTTGCGCGCTGTCAATCATCCTGCCGCAGTCAGAGCTAAGCTTTTACCTGCCactgcacagtgtgtgtgtggagagactCAAGCACATCATCCGCAAGGGACGCATCTGCATGCAGAAG GGTTACAACATAATCTTTGTGTTGTCATCTGAGATTGTTCCCATAATGGAGCTGCTAACCTCCATGAAGAAACACAGTGTACCAGAGGAAGTGGAT CTAAAGGACACGGTGCTCAATGATGATGATATTGGAGACAGCTGTCACGAAGACTTTTTACACAA GGCTATCAGCTCTCATCTTCAGACTTGTGGCTGTTCCATGGTGGTCGGCAGCAATCCTGAGAAAGTCAATAAG ATCGTGCTCACGCTGTGCCTCTTCCTCACTCCTGCGGAGAGAAAGTGCTCTCGGCTGTGTCACCCCGACAGCTCATTTAAATATGACACCGGCCTCTTTGTTCAAGGCCTCCTTAAG GACTCCACAGGCAGCTTTGTGTTGCCCTACAGGCAGGTGCTCTACTCCCCGTACCCCACCACCCACATCGACGTGGACATTAACACGGTCAAGCAGATGCCCCCCTGCCACGAGCACACGTATCATCAGCGGCGCTACATGCGTGCTGAGCTCAGCGCCCTCTGGAAGGCCGCCAGCGAGGATGACATCAGTTCTGACAACCTCATCAATGCCCAGGACTCCTACACTCCAGACTT GAATATATTTCAAGACGTGATGCACAAAGACACACTTGTGAAGTCTTTCATAGATGAG GTGTTTCTGTTGAAACCAGGACTGTCTCTGCGGAGTGTGTATTTGTCCCACTTCCTTCTCCTGCTGCACAGAAAGGCCCTGACACTGCTCAGATATATTGAGGATGAGAC gcAGAAGGGCAAAAAACCTTTCAGATCTCTACGCAACTTGAAAACTGATTTGGACTTAACAGTGGAGGGTGACTTGAATATCATCATGGCGATGGCAGAGAAACTGCGGGCAGGTCTTCACTCCTTCGTTTTTGGGAAGTCTTTCCTTACCAGTGTGCAGGAGCGTGACCTCCTCATTAACTTCTGA